One Acutalibacter muris DNA window includes the following coding sequences:
- a CDS encoding LURP-one-related/scramblase family protein — protein sequence MKLLFKQRMFSWLDSYDIYYEDGSVAYTVKGQLSWGHCLKIFDPEGYEIGTVKEKVLTWMPRFEVYLGEQYIGSISKEFTFFKPKYNIDFNGWQIQGDWTEWDYTLLGPMGDVLAVISKELWNWTDTYTLDVMSPDDALYALMFVLAIDAEKCSRD from the coding sequence ATGAAGCTGCTATTTAAACAAAGAATGTTTTCGTGGCTGGACAGCTATGACATCTACTACGAGGACGGCAGCGTGGCCTATACCGTGAAGGGCCAGCTCAGCTGGGGGCACTGCCTGAAGATATTTGACCCTGAGGGTTATGAGATAGGCACGGTGAAGGAGAAGGTGCTCACATGGATGCCCAGGTTCGAGGTGTACCTGGGGGAGCAGTACATAGGCTCCATAAGCAAGGAATTCACCTTCTTTAAGCCCAAGTACAACATAGATTTCAACGGCTGGCAGATACAGGGCGACTGGACCGAGTGGGACTATACCCTCCTCGGGCCCATGGGCGACGTGCTGGCGGTAATAAGCAAGGAGCTCTGGAACTGGACGGACACGTACACCCTCGACGTCATGAGCCCGGACGACGCGCTCTACGCGCTGATGTTCGTGCTGGCTATTGACGCGGAGAAGTGCTCAAGAGATTGA